One genomic segment of Impatiens glandulifera chromosome 6, dImpGla2.1, whole genome shotgun sequence includes these proteins:
- the LOC124941991 gene encoding translation initiation factor IF-2, chloroplastic-like encodes MASLTSLVGLGNVSGGSSVHYEGMFSLIHGVCFTRYTHGFRRNWSGKKWRYIGVCRYSLTTDIITEQGTSISLDSTYKGNKDNDSELVLRAAPKPAAKPVSKPSLAISPAKLNRDSIDENTKDGVEERKKVIDSLGDVLDKAEKLETNKRVILPNNRPPRNVTVNSAVDGNSTNSKSVWRKGNPVTAVKKIVKDLPKTETQVTQPPANNTAQLSLQSKPSVAPPPMLKKPVVLKDIGAAPKSSSVEGVADSVTKPKERKTILIDKFSPKKSGVDPLIAAAVLAPPKPGKTSVSGKFKEDFRKKSGSSGGLRRRMVADEIPEEASELNVSIPGASRKGRKFSKASRKAARLKAAQEAAPVRVEILEVGEEGMLIEELAYNLATSEGEIFGSLYSRGIKPDGVQTLDKNMVKMICKEYDVEVIDAVPTRVEEMAKKKEILDEEDLDNLVDRPPILTIMGHVDHGKTSLLDYIRKSKVAASEAGGITQGIGAYKVLVPVDGKLQPCVFLDTPGHEAFGAMRARGARVTDIAIIVVAADDGIRPQTSEAIAHAKAAGVPIIIAINKIDKDGANPDRVMQELASIGLMPEEWGGEVPVVQISALKGQNIDELLETVMLVAELQELKANPERKAKGAVIEAGLHKSKGPLATFIVQNGTLKKGDVIVCGEAFGKVRALFDDSGSPVDEAGPSLPVQILGLNNVPIAGDEFEVVDSLDVARERAEERADSLRIERISAKAGDGKVTLSSLASAVSGRKLSGLDLHQLNIVMKVDVQGSIEALRQALQVLPQDNVTLKFLLQATGDVCTSDVDLAFAGEAVILGFNVKTPGSVKSYADNKGVEIRLYRVIYDLIDDVRSSMEGLLKTVEEEVPIGSAQVRALFSSGSGQVAGCMVTEGRIVKDCGIRIIRKGKIVHVGVMNSLRRVKEIVKEVSAGLECGIVIDDYDDWAEGDVIEAFNMVKKKRTLEEASATMVAAHEGAGIGS; translated from the exons ATGGCTTCTCTAACTTCCCTTGTGGGTTTGGGAAACGTAAGTGGTGGTTCCTCTGTGCATTATGAGGGAATGTTTTCACTAATTCATGGAGTTTGTTTCACGAGATATACTCATGGGTTTCGAAGAAATTGGAGTGGAAAGAAATGGAGATATATTGGAGTTTGTAGATATTCGTTAACAACTGATATTATTACTGAGCAAGGGACATCAATTTCCCTTGATTCTACATATAAAGGAAACAAAGATAATGACTCTGAACTTGTTCTTAGGGCAGCTCCCAAACCAGCAGCAAAGCCTGTATCAAAACCAAGTTTAGCTATTAGCCCTGCAAAACTTAACCGAGACTCTATTGATGAGAACACAAAGGATGGCgtagaagagagaaagaaagtcATTGATTCTTTGGGAGATGTATTGGATAAAGCTGAGAAGTTAGAGACAAATAAAAGAGTGATTTTACCGAATAATAGACCACCTCGAAATGTAACAGTAAATTCAGCTGTTGATGGGAATTCTACAAATTCAAAAAGTGTGTGGAGAAAAGGTAACCCAGTTACTGCCGTGAAAAAGATTGTAAAGGATTTACCGAAAACTGAGACTCAGGTCACTCAGCCACCAGCTAATAATACAGCTCAACTAAGTCTACAATCTAAACCATCTGTTGCTCCACCGCCAATGTTGAAGAAACCAGTCGTGTTGAAAGACATAGGGGCGGCCCCAAAAAGTTCATCAGTTGAAGGAGTTGCTGACTCTGTTACAAAAcctaaagaaagaaaaacaatattgATTGACAAGTTTTCACCTAAGAAATCTGGGGTTGATCCTCTGATTGCTGCAGCAGTATTAGCACCTCCAAAGCCTGGAAAGACGTCTGTTTCTGGGAAATTCAAAGAAGACTTTCGTAAAAAGAGTGGTTCGTCTGGTGGCTTAAGGAGACGTATGGTGGCTGATGAGATTCCAGAGGAGGCTTCGGAACTTAATGTATCCATTCCAGGGGCTTCTAGAAAGGGACGGAAATTTAGTAAGGCTAGTCGAAAAGCAGCTAGACTTAAGGCGGCTCAAGAGGCTGCACCAGTAAGAGTAGAAATCTTGGAGGTTGGTGAAGAAGGTATGTTGATTGAAGAGTTGGCTTACAATCTCGCTACTAGTGAAGGGGAAATTTTTGGTTCTTTATACTCTAGGGGTATAAAACCTGATGGGGTTCAAACCCTTGATAAAAATATGGTGAAGATGATTTGCAAAGAGTATGATGTTGAAGTGATTGATGCTGTTCCAACCCGAGTGGAGGAGATGGCAAAAAAGAAGGAAATTCTTGACGAAGAAGACCTTGATAATCTTGTAGACCGTCCGCCAATTCTTACTATAATGGGTCATGTGGACCATGGaaag ACATCTCTCTTGGATTACATCAGGAAGAGCAAG GTCGCAGCTTCAGAAGCTGGTGGCATTACGCAAGGAATTGGAGCCTACAAGGTTCTTGTTCCTGTTGATGGGAAGTTACAACCGTGTGTTTTTCTTGATACCCCTGGCCATGAG GCTTTTGGTGCCATGAGGGCTCGGGGGGCAAGGGTAACAGATATTGCAATAATTGTAGTAGCTGCGGATGATGGAATCCGTCCACAGACTAGTGAAGCTATAGCTCATGCAAAAGCTGCCGGGGTACCTATTATAATTGCCATTAATAAG ATTGATAAGGATGGAGCAAATCCAGACCGTGTGATGCAAGAACTTGCTTCCATTGGCTTGATGCCTGAAGAATGGGGCGGTGAGGTCCCAGTTGTTCAG ATAAGTGCTCTTAAAGGGCAGAATATAGATGAACTGTTGGAAACTGTGATGCTGGTTGCCGAG TTGCAAGAATTAAAGGCCAATCCAGAAAGAAAGGCAAAGGGTGCAGTCATTGAAGCAGGGCTTCATAAATCTAAAGGACCATTGGCTACTTTCATTGTGCAGAATGGCACCCTTAAAAAAGGGGATGTTATTGTTTGTGGTGAAGCTTTTGGAAAG GTTAGAGCTCTATTTGATGATAGTGGAAGTCCGGTCGATGAAGCTGGACCCTCTTTGCCTGTACAG attCTTGGGTTGAACAATGTCCCTATTGCTGGTGATGAATTTGAGGTAGTTGACTCCCTTGATGTTGCACGTGAAAGGGCAGAAGAACGTGCAGATTCATTAAGAATTGAACGAATATCGGCCAAGGCAGGAGATGGGAAGGTCACGTTATCTTCCTTAGCTTCTGCAGTTTCGGGAAGGAAGCTTTCTGGACTAGACTTGCACCAACTGAATATCGTAATGAAGGTTGATGTTCAG GGTTCTATTGAAGCTCTTCGACAAGCCCTTCAGGTGCTTCCCCAAGACAATGTCACGTTAAAGTTTCTGTTGCAAGCAACTGGTGACGTATGCACCAGTGATGTTGACCTTGCTTTTGCGGGTGAAGCTGTCATTTTGGGTTTTAACGTAAAAACACCTGGTTCTGTTAAGAGCTATGCTGACAACAAAGGCGTTGAGATTCGTCTCTACAGAGTTATTTATGATCTTATTGATGATGTACGAAGTTCCATGGAAGGACTTCTGAAAACTGTTGAG GAAGAAGTACCAATTGGCTCAGCACAAGTTAGGGCTTTGTTTAGTAGTGGAAGTGGTCAGGTTGCTGGATGCATGGTGACTGAGGGCAGAATAGTAAAAGATTGTGGCATTCGGATCATCAGGAAAGGCAAAATTGTGCATGTTGGTGTAATGAACTCTTTGAGGAGGGTTAAAGAGATTGTCAAAGAG GTAAGTGCTGGACTGGAGTGTGGAATTGTGATAGATGATTATGATGACTGGGCAGAAGGAGATGTTATTGAAGCCTTCAACATGGTTAAGAAGAAGCGGACGCTTGAAGAGGCATCAGCCACCATGGTGGCTGCTCACGAAGGAGCTGGAATCGGCTCATAG